The stretch of DNA ggggaggaagagaaggagaaaggggagagagaaggtgagaggggaggggaaaggagaggtggggggagaagagagggatagaggggaaggaggagagaggagagaggagagagagaaagagagagggaaagacaacaacaaaaaagattgaGAAAAATCAGTCAAGATGACCCTCTAGTGACACCAGTCTGCCTAAGAGTCCACCTGTCCTATCCAGGTGTCTCCCAGTAGCACAGCTACAATAGTGGAGATCCTGATGCTGACCTTGAAAGACTCCACAGCCTGTTGaagctccttcagctccttctctctctgctggactctCTGCTGGACTTCCTGCTGACTCTGGATCAGCTTGTCCTGGAGAACAACATGCATGACAACAACAGTAGGAGTTACAGTAGAGGACTTTGGTGGAGTGGACCTCTGTCAGAACACACTGAACACCAACACTGAACACAGCTGCTAAACATGTCCAGTACAGCCATTAGCTACATAGCTTAATGTGGTCTGTCTCGTTTTTGTTTATCACAAGACAAGAGAATGTAGCTTTGTGTGAGGGGTGAAGAGATTTCTTACCAGTTTTGGTACAGAGGCAGAATGCTAACATTGGCTTGCTAGCTTGGCTAACTTCACACTTGGAGCAAAATTGCATAATAGAttaaataaaagaaaaataaaacaatgaaaGAATGTGTCTGTCAATGTGAAATTTGGCAAGCTTCCTAAGGCAACTCCAACGCTGATGACCTTTCTTACAGACCATTTCacaattcaaatcaaatttCAGTTTGGAATCAATGACTATATACCTAGGTATTTGTAACTCTCCACACGATCCACAACCTGTCCTTTAATAGTTGTGGTAACGTGATCTGCAGTAGAAGTTCTAAAATCAATTATTATATTGGATATTGTGTTGTAGAATGTACACACTGTGGTGTGTTGTATACCGGACACTGTTCAGCTGATAAACTCTTTGTGGTTAGGGTAACGAAAGCCTATTACAGACGGTTTGGCTGACGACtcccagtcagtcagacagcttCACCCGTCTCCACTTTCCCACTCACATGTAGTTCAGTGATATTTCCACAGTTGTGGGCTTGACCAATCTTAAAATATTGTAGCGGCCCGAAGTTCCCGAGTTCTAAGACCGAGACTGATCAAAGGCAGACTAAATATGTGGTCAATTCTGAGATGAGACTGAGATTACTAAAACAGCTCTGGTCTTACCTGattctccttcctctcagcttTGGCTAACACCGTGTCATGGCCTTTATGTTCATCCATGGTACACAGTATGCAGATACACTGCTGGTCTGTCCGACAGAAGACCTCCAGTAGCTTGTCATGACTGGAGCAGATCATCTCCTGCAGTCCAGACGTGGCTTCCACCAGCATATGATTCTTCATCTTAGGAACCTGGTagtggggctggaggtgagtctggcagtaggacaacaaacacaccagacaggacttGAGGGCTCTCTCATTCCCTGGCCCAGTgcagaggtcacaggtcaccTCTCCTGGCCCAGCTGGACTGGTCAGCTCAGAGGGGGCGGCCTgggctcctcccctctccttcagcttctccaccacCTCAGCCAGCATGTTGTTCCTTTTCAGAGCAGGCCTCAGAGTGAAGCTCTGTCTGCACTGGGGGCAGCTGTAGATTCCCTTCTGCTCAACCTGGTCCCAGTAGCCCTCGGTACAGCTGCTACAGTAGCTGTGGCCACAGGCGAGGGTGACAGGATCCTTTAAAAGGTCCAAACAGATGGAACAGGAGAACTGGTCCTGGTCCAGCACAATTGCCTGCTGGGCCATGCTGGAGTAGTAGTGACGGTcgctatctctcacacacaaacacaagtggagagggagagggagcgaaagAAAGAATGATGAGTTTCGTTTCTCCAGAATAACAACTGTTGTGGGAGAAGGATTGATTTCCTGGTTCTGTCAGAGGGTGGAGTTTAGCTGgtggtggagagaagagagagataagcagagagagagagagtgagagatcgATAAAcagtgagaggggggtggagctgTGGGTGGAGAtacatagagatagagagagagtaagacacttcctgtttccaaccagcctgtctcctctgctcccaGTCAGCTCACAATGAACccaaacacactctctgtctgaggagaataaatgtctctttttctctgcaatctctctccctccatactctctgtctcacacaagcagttttctcttcctccactctctctcacatactcactctctctctcccttctctccaccccccgAAACTCCACCCCCTGACAGAACCAGGaaatccctccctcttcccacaACTAAAGTCTAAAAGCCCCAAACAGGAACACTATTGTACTGCGCATGTCTCAGGGACTGAAACAGCCCTATTTTAAAGAGCAAGTTGTGGAAAAAGTGGCTCCTGCCACACCCACGCCCCTGTTGAGGACAGGCCCCCTTGCTATTGTCAATCTTTTGCCACGCCAGTATCATAGACCGGTAAAAAGGAGTTAGCTCCGCCAAGTCCACCTTCCCAGGAAAGGTGAGCATGTGTCTCTCATAGTTGAGCCCCCCCGCCCTCCTAAAAAAGGGTCCACGCAACACCCCTCGACCTCACTTCTGGATGCATCAGTAACCTCTGGGCAGCTTGTAACCGGAAAGCATCGACTCGACATCTCAAATCCACCAAGCCCTGACCCCCCTCTTGCACTGGCAGGTAGAGCACTGGGGCCCGGATCCAATGCTGACCCGAAAACCCCCCCACCAAAGTCTTCTGCAGCTCCTGAAGCAAGCCGTCCGGAGGTTCCAGTTCACTCAAAGGCCAGAGGGTGGAGGCGGCCAGATTGTTCCCAACCAACATTCTCCCCCTGAAGGACATTAGTGGCAACAACCATCTCCAGCTAGACAACTTGGCAACCACCTTGTCCACACCCCTTCCCAGTCAGCCCCTGATAAGCATTGGACCCCAAGCACACCCCTAAAATCTACAAGCCTGCTCTGCCCTACTGAAGCCCCCGCGGCAGCCTGGGCTTCACTGATGCCCCCCATCTTCCCATGAGAaaaagcctaaccctaacccttgctCTTCCCCCAGTTGACCTTTGCTGAGGAGGCCCTCTCATACTGCTCTAAGTCCTTCTTCACAATCTTAGCATCCCCCTGGATCctaaggagcacacacacatcatcagcaTATGCAGACAGTGATATCACTCCCCCTTCTCCTACTCCTAGGTAGGCCAAATCCGGGCtaatccctcccccccacacctttacatttacatttaaatgtattcatttagcagacgcttttatccaaagcgacttccaagagagagctttacaaagtgcgaAGGTcactaataataacaacaagatcaacaacaaaacatcgcgagtagccaaaacatgaagcacatattgtgaacaaccaaaataagtgccaaagggaagaaccataagagcatgtagttaaacaagttacaattaaacaacatgaaccgctataagtgcaagtgtacctgtagaaaaacaagcaacaataaaaacaatttatcacagcgagtacaaaaatgTTAATcggttaccactaaccacaagagcagtgtttctcaaactttttccGAACAAGGACCACTTagccaataaataaaaacttgcgGACCATCTAACTAAATAGTACATCCCCGGAACAACAGGCCTCTTACCCAGACCTTGCACCATATAATTGTTAGCAGCACATGACTTTCAAATggatattgtatttttttattatgatTTCCGCTAAGAAAAAGTTTTTAGACTGCTTAATGATCTGAATGTTAATCAGTCACGGAGCCagacattgtaaacattagagcccaaacctaggacgtATGGGTTTGATGTAATGCAAGATAGGGAATTCTACACTCAATGCGAACATTTTTGGCCATCATTTGAGCTCAGAATGGTTTTTGGAGCTTTTTGTAATATGTGCAGGGTTAAGGGaaggttttttgagtagaggggtaactctggcctgtttgaaggcagagggaagggtgccggaggtaagagaggagtttaggacatggaaaagacaagttatgatggagggggagatggtttgaaagagagggtaggggataggatcaaggggacaggaggtggggcgatgagagagaatgaggtcagagatctctgcctcggacgggggagagaaagagtttagacatttagttgggtcagtcatggagggtgagagggtaggaaaggtgggtttagggaaccgactgctaatgttggtgacttttttctcaaagaaggaggagaagtcgtctgctgtcagggtggagggagagggtgggggaggtagGATaaaaagggtggagaaggtagaaaaaaatgTGTGGGAGTTTGAAGCAGaggtagagggttttagcaccagttatatgagaagagaaggatttaaggagggagtgataataatcaaggtccagaccgtctttggacttgcgccatctcctctcagccagTGGCGGATCCaaaaaaatactgccaccccaaatttttttaaatgttttttttatttttatgcatttagcagacgcttttatccaaagcgacttccaagagagggcTTTACAAAggtgcataagtcactgatcataacaacgatcctctttgcccttcagcatgtacatgtttgcccctctttgtgctttgtagatcagatatgcctccacccaagaagaagaaagggttTTTTCAAAAAGCAGAGTGTAAGTCAGGCTATAACTAGCCACACTAGCAGTGGTAGTGACCAGGCTTTCAAATGCAGATTCTACTGTGGAAAAGGTATTAACTGGTGATATTATATGTTACCCAGGATAATGTTACAGCTAAGCCTAGCTTCTGTAGCTAATCTTTCAACCAAGGTTAGAAGTCTAGCCTAGGACGAATTCACAGTTGATGGACTGTCACTGCATTGCTAGACAGGTGCTGGAAAAACCAGTTGGCAATGTGAATAAGTTAACACTGTTGGTTATTCAAATATAATGAATCATTATTTGATTATTAATGTCCAAATAACACTGTATACAATATGGTAGTAGGGTTAAACTTGCTAGCCAGCTACAAAATGAATGAACAATTTTGTATGCAGGAAAGACGGCATGAAAACACTCCAGATGTAGAGCAGGCTGAGGAAACAGCATCAGGGCTTCAGGTGAGGTTCTAATTAGTAAAATTGACAATTTATTTGGAGTGATCAGCATTGATGTTTGTTTTAGGATGCTCAGCCAATCATATCTATTCAAGCATGGATTATTtattaattatattatttattagcTCTTTAGGGATAGTACAGAACGGCATCTCGATTTGcgctccgggggggggggggggggggggggggggggggggggggggtggtgtagatgggtggatgggtggatgtCCCCACCAagtctgagaccaaacctacgcccttggatgcagttaaagtggttatcAAGgggtcggtggcagtgttagtggggtgggacgagaagttgtcaatgggagggaggatgttacaatagaggagaaatgggagggggaggatagggagcggaggttgcgccgtaAAGTTACGAGGGGAAGGGCTCTACGCTAATGTTTTAACCAAGGACTACATGTgctcctaaatgaaaacatttaggaGCACACAAAGAAATTTCGGAACACAGTGATTTTCCCTTCATATGCGCTCTCAATTATAATGTGATAACCAATTAAATGCGCTGATGAGATTGGCATGCAACCCGTGCATGTAAACGTGCGTGTATTAATAAAGCTTTACTCTTTTTATTTTGACAGCAAAGCTGATTCCTCACTGTGTGATTAGCGTGAAAGTAGCATTTACACTTAGTAAtttagcatttagcagacgctcttatccagagcgacttacagtatagTAGTTGGATAGCCCTGGGTACAGGACGTACAACTCACACTTTTAACAATTTCCCTACCAATTTAGCTGAAAAACTTTAGTTTATTTAAACTTACAATCGCACTTTTCTGTCGCATTGCTTTAGGAGAGACACCGCACAGTCTGGACATTATGACGCATACAGAGATTGTGACGCACTTTACCAGATGATAATAACTCATCCTAAGAAGTGAAATATGTCAGTGATGAAGGAAAATGCTTCGTATGCAACGAGTCAAGAAACTTTTCATTTTATAGAAGTGATTTCTTAATTTGTCATCCTTACCAAATGTGAAAACATGGAGGACATCTCAAAACATAAAATACTAAAATTGAGGAGTAAACAGAAGGTAAGGCTGGCCATCTTGAAGTAGCTACAACGATTCAAACACGAAAATATTTGGTTCTGTAGATTATTGAGAAtcatttctttatttattttgagtCTAAAAGTTGTGTTTGACACTGACCTAACCTAGTCATATTTCATAATTCCAAGTTATATTTCTTCATCAAAAGATAACAAAAGTTCTGTTCaaggcacctctctctctcttgtcgtGTTTCACTGCTAATTGTAACCTCAATTCCACCTACCGcaccttgtttgtttgtgtgcatgtgtgtttacatggtgtgtgtgtgtcaagcctGCGTGTCTCCGTGACACAACTGCATCCCAGTTGCCCCTGCCACCCTGTTGGTCAGAGCCTGGACTGAAGTTTCCTCCCCTGCAGCCCCGGGACAGGAAGTCCCCAGAACAGCAGGACCTCCTCCAGGTAAGAACAGCTGCCTGTAGAAACTCAACACATTTGATAATATATTCATTAGGCACACTCATTTGATCCAAAATGACACGCTAATAGTATTTGCATAAAGTAGGTGCAGCAGataatcaagaatcagaagtgtAGTGTAGTTGAACAGTATTCCAGTGGTTACAGTCAGGGAATGGCATCTGATTTTGACCAGATAGTGTAACATTAACATCAATACAATATGATATCATTCTGATAAAAGTGTTAGTGCTTTGGAAAAACATGCCTCACCCATGTGGCACAGAATGACCAATTTAAGAGTTTAATCTGTGCCTGTGGGACTTATCAGAGCTTCTTCTGATCGTGAGCAGTTTCACTCTATAGACCAGTAGGTTGGGAGAGGAAGTTGAGGAAGCATACAATACAAGTCTGTCGTTTTGGTGATGAAACATCCGCCTTTGCCATTAATAATGTTGTTGCCTCCTCAATGCACTAAGGCCGGCCGCAAGACCAAGGCTGGCAGGAAGGCTGCAGGATCGGACAAAGCTGGAGGGGCTGACAAGGGACCCCAggcagagtcctggagggttgATGTGGGCACTGGAGGCTGTATGCCAGCTGCTGAACAAGGTTCACACCTGGCCTGGAAACtggcaggaccaggcaggatGGTGAGTAAAAGGCCCTCATCCCTTCACTGGGTACTACAGACACCAACTACTCCCCTCAACTCAATCTACCTCCACGTCTCCAACAACTCTGATAACTTCTCTATCACGATGCCTTGCTAAGTGTTTGTCTTGCCTGCAGGGGATTGGTGGTGCATGTGTGAAGATGCCTCCCATGTCCCAGACCAGCTACTGTGAGTATTGGTTTATTAATGTATCAAGAGTACAACATTCATGATTGAATGATCACTTTCTATCACACTGTAACTCTCCTCTACATGTAGGTGTTCTTCCACCAATAAGACCGTCAGCCTCTGTGCCATTCAGCCCAGAGGAACCCAAGACCCTAAAGTGCAGGTCCACACCAGATGATGGGGAGAGAACCaacttctctctacctccaccttCATCTCCACCCACATCACCTCCGTCTCCACCTCTGACTACACGCCGACCTCAGGCTCAGTCTCCACCGtcttctcctcccaccctggatgACCCAGTGACCCGGGAGACCACGCCCCAGCCTCTGTTTGAAGCTATTATGTCCCATTCGTAAGTGTCCCTGTTAACGTCCTCTTTAGGCTACTGCCCTGATGAACACAATGTTACAATGTGTCGTTAGTTGTCattgtactgtagagagagtgtgacaAATGCGTTGTTGTTCTTGTTACAGTCAGTGGAGACTCATCAAAACGGTCCTGTTGAGAAAGGTAGATAAGATGTTTATTTTCTAACTTAATATTTTTTACTCAGCTTGACAATAACTATGTGTATCTGTACTGCGATTTAACTTCCTCCCCCTTTTTTTTacgctgtctttctctcctctctctccatgcccttttctctatctctctatcttgctgtctctctctcagaacaagaaCATAGCTGAGCTGGAGAAGCATTTAGAGGAGATGATGGAGTGGGTTCTCCATGTGGTCAATGAGGGAGTGCTGCCCGCCATGGCCCTTTACCAGGTCCATCACATCAGCCAAGACCCGATGTCGGCCGCTTCCTCCCACAGCAACTGTGTCTCCATGTCGGCCTCTTCTCAGGGCTCAGACCAACCGGACATCCTCCAGGGTGTTCTAagaagcaggaggagcagcagcagtacCCAGGGAGGGCTGCTGGGAAACATGGtccaggaaagggaggagaaggaggcttgCACACCCTCGTGTCAGGAAAGCCTCCCTCTCTACACCCAGCAGAAGGAGTGCAGCTCTGCcagcaaggaggagcaggaggaagagaaccTGCAGAAGGAGGtgacctctcctttcttctctaaGTCAGCCACCAGGAGCCCTAGTCCCAGGAGTGAGGCAAACAGTGTTGCTAGTTGCCACGACCTTAACCTCACTGCCCAAAAAATGCTA from Hypomesus transpacificus isolate Combined female chromosome 23, fHypTra1, whole genome shotgun sequence encodes:
- the LOC124485893 gene encoding uncharacterized protein LOC124485893, translated to MLLPPQCTKAGRKTKAGRKAAGSDKAGGADKGPQAESWRVDVGTGGCMPAAEQGSHLAWKLAGPGRMGIGGACVKMPPMSQTSYCVLPPIRPSASVPFSPEEPKTLKCRSTPDDGERTNFSLPPPSSPPTSPPSPPLTTRRPQAQSPPSSPPTLDDPVTRETTPQPLFEAIMSHSQWRLIKTVLLRKNKNIAELEKHLEEMMEWVLHVVNEGVLPAMALYQVHHISQDPMSAASSHSNCVSMSASSQGSDQPDILQGVLRSRRSSSSTQGGLLGNMVQEREEKEACTPSCQESLPLYTQQKECSSASKEEQEEENLQKEVTSPFFSKSATRSPSPRSEANSVASCHDLNLTAQKMLDTVVQMAHSASRSVTDDEDCESDDGSSVSSFDQAEYDLDRLLVSQSTGTRVLQARIDCFSEELIIHLYHLLPETQMGRFPSSCRCHYQPNVQCLEAKQCLDWELFSPLMYNFLHLAFKQLMENFLGLVIFLPDERVPMNDHLKWLWKEDRADSDSNASIDDSDSSDSCLDWSIKFTPGPSQGIVARTRGGH